Proteins encoded within one genomic window of Burkholderiaceae bacterium:
- a CDS encoding branched-chain amino acid ABC transporter, amino acid-binding protein, with amino-acid sequence MKKRLAVFGVALGAFACAPAFAACTTTVGAVMSLTGSLGVLGQKIAQGSELAIADLNSAGGVNGCEMKLSLLDDQTSPSVGVDAAKKLVDVQQVPAIIGALSSGVSAAILTSVTAPSKVVQISPASTSPTFTELAEQGKTGGYWFRTCPSDALQGVAMAKVAHDAGLKKVAVMYLNNPYGQGLSKEFTAAFTQLGGTVTQNVVYNPSQPSYRAEVSKATSPTPDALFLIGYPGDGTTITREWIAAGGPQKFLFPDGLESQDFVNDVGAQYLKDVHGTAPGSDKTPSLATFQSEYQAKFGSLPTQAYIPNAYDATVLIGLAMEQAKSSKGPAIRDAIRKVTDPKGEKIYAGVAELKKAAHLLAEGKAIQYVGATGPLQFDKYGDIATPMQVWDVTAQGKVAPTGMVTVAQIDALRNAKK; translated from the coding sequence ATGAAGAAGCGATTGGCTGTCTTCGGCGTTGCATTGGGGGCGTTTGCCTGTGCTCCCGCATTCGCGGCCTGCACGACCACGGTCGGCGCGGTGATGTCGCTGACCGGCTCGCTGGGCGTGCTCGGTCAGAAGATCGCGCAGGGCTCGGAACTCGCGATCGCGGACTTGAACAGCGCGGGCGGAGTGAACGGCTGCGAGATGAAGCTGTCGCTGCTCGATGATCAGACCAGCCCGTCGGTCGGGGTCGACGCCGCGAAGAAGCTGGTCGACGTGCAGCAGGTGCCCGCGATCATCGGCGCGTTGTCCAGCGGCGTCAGCGCGGCAATCCTGACCTCGGTGACTGCGCCGAGCAAGGTCGTGCAGATCTCGCCGGCGTCGACCTCACCGACCTTCACCGAACTGGCCGAGCAGGGCAAGACTGGCGGCTACTGGTTCCGCACCTGCCCTTCGGACGCATTGCAAGGCGTGGCGATGGCCAAGGTCGCGCATGACGCCGGCCTTAAAAAAGTCGCGGTGATGTACCTGAACAATCCGTATGGCCAGGGCCTGAGCAAGGAATTCACGGCAGCATTCACGCAGCTCGGCGGCACGGTGACGCAGAACGTGGTCTACAACCCGAGCCAGCCCTCGTACCGGGCCGAGGTCAGCAAGGCAACGAGCCCGACGCCGGACGCGCTGTTCCTGATCGGCTATCCGGGCGATGGCACGACGATCACCCGCGAATGGATCGCCGCCGGCGGGCCGCAGAAGTTCCTGTTCCCGGACGGGCTGGAATCGCAGGACTTCGTCAACGACGTCGGCGCCCAGTACCTGAAGGACGTGCATGGCACCGCGCCGGGGTCCGACAAGACCCCGTCGCTGGCGACCTTCCAGTCCGAATACCAGGCCAAGTTCGGTTCGCTGCCGACCCAGGCTTACATCCCGAACGCGTACGACGCGACGGTGCTGATCGGCCTGGCGATGGAGCAGGCCAAGAGCAGCAAGGGTCCCGCGATCCGCGATGCGATCCGCAAGGTCACCGACCCGAAGGGCGAAAAGATCTACGCCGGCGTCGCGGAACTGAAGAAGGCCGCGCATTTGCTGGCCGAGGGCAAGGCGATCCAGTACGTTGGCGCGACCGGGCCGTTGCAATTCGACAAGTACGGCGACATCGCGACGCCGATGCAGGTCTGGGACGTGACGGCGCAGGGCAAGGTCGCGCCGACCGGCATGGTGACGGTCGCGCAGATCGACGCGCTGCGCAACGCGAAGAAATAG
- a CDS encoding putative Fe(2+)-trafficking protein, protein MARMIHCIKLGREAEGLDFPPYPGELGKRLWENVSKQAWADWLKHQTMLVNENRLNLADQRARQYLAQQMEAHFFGGGAEKARGYVPPSS, encoded by the coding sequence ATGGCCCGCATGATCCACTGCATCAAACTCGGACGCGAGGCGGAAGGCCTCGACTTTCCGCCGTACCCGGGCGAGCTCGGCAAGCGCCTGTGGGAGAACGTCAGCAAGCAGGCCTGGGCCGATTGGCTGAAGCACCAGACCATGCTGGTCAACGAGAACCGGCTGAACCTGGCGGACCAGCGGGCGAGGCAGTATCTGGCGCAGCAGATGGAAGCCCATTTCTTCGGCGGCGGCGCAGAGAAGGCGCGGGGCTACGTGCCGCCGTCGTCCTGA
- a CDS encoding tRNA (5-methylaminomethyl-2-thiouridylate)-methyltransferase (FAD-dependent cmnm(5)s(2)U34 oxidoreductase) — MPLDSDSLPHSLGLAVAWAGRPQWRMLATGFERGRDFIAVWNAWRRDPQRPRLLHFVAIATEINARDIEPASPELTELAEALRAQCFGLLPGLHRMVFDDGRVLLTLCIGDLVPMLRVQQFEADAIHLGPQGAQTTGRAETTWDRQTCKAVARCCRRGTTLVAQNAGPRLRTWLAQQGFRFADEAAPLPCPATARNTTDLADAQALLRGWFDPHWQPRRRWEAGQRDPAATGRCAVVGGGLAGASVAASLARRGWQVEVLDAAPRPAAGASGLPAGLLAPQLSADDGPLPRLTRAGVRLTMWLARSLLRDGFDWRDGGVLQLRPPGRPALPRDWPLAGQDWAVAASSEQFGLCGLAPTSAACWHRHGGWIRPARLVQALLAQPGIVWRGDAPVAALERTGGAWELRDAQGRQLATADLVVLAAGFATRELLRSARSNGDPAAKDAELPLTAIRGQVSYGVHRNDATGAGLHPDAANQGPAPAWPPFPVNGHGHLIPELPLDEGPGWLLGATYQRGRTDTRCMAVDDHANLQRLNELAPHLAARLAPDFDADAVRSWAGVRCATPDRLPLVGRSSLPGLWLCTAMGSRGLTLAPLCGELLAAELHAEPLPIEARLARRLDATRFERADHARPFGEREG, encoded by the coding sequence GTGCCGCTCGACTCCGACTCGCTGCCGCACAGCCTGGGGCTGGCCGTCGCATGGGCCGGCCGGCCGCAGTGGCGCATGCTGGCGACCGGGTTCGAGCGCGGCCGCGACTTCATCGCCGTCTGGAACGCATGGCGCCGCGACCCGCAGCGGCCGCGGCTGCTGCACTTCGTCGCGATTGCCACCGAGATCAACGCTCGAGACATCGAGCCGGCGTCGCCCGAACTGACGGAACTGGCCGAAGCCTTGCGCGCGCAATGCTTCGGCCTGCTGCCGGGCCTGCACCGCATGGTGTTCGACGACGGCCGGGTGTTGTTGACCTTGTGCATCGGAGATCTGGTGCCTATGCTGCGCGTGCAGCAGTTCGAGGCCGACGCGATCCACCTCGGACCGCAGGGGGCGCAGACAACCGGGCGAGCCGAGACGACCTGGGATCGGCAGACCTGCAAAGCCGTGGCACGCTGCTGCCGGCGCGGCACGACGCTGGTCGCGCAGAACGCGGGACCGCGGCTTCGCACTTGGCTGGCGCAGCAGGGCTTTCGTTTCGCCGACGAGGCCGCGCCGTTGCCGTGCCCCGCAACAGCGCGCAACACCACAGACCTTGCCGATGCGCAGGCCCTGCTGCGCGGATGGTTCGACCCGCACTGGCAGCCGCGCCGCCGATGGGAGGCGGGCCAGCGCGATCCGGCAGCCACCGGCCGCTGCGCGGTGGTCGGCGGCGGCCTGGCCGGCGCGAGCGTCGCGGCCAGCCTCGCGCGGCGCGGCTGGCAGGTCGAGGTGCTCGATGCCGCGCCGCGCCCGGCGGCCGGCGCCTCGGGCCTGCCGGCGGGGCTGCTCGCGCCGCAGCTATCGGCAGACGACGGCCCACTGCCCCGGCTCACCCGTGCCGGCGTGCGGCTGACGATGTGGCTCGCACGCAGCCTGCTGCGCGACGGCTTCGACTGGCGCGATGGCGGCGTGCTGCAGTTGCGCCCGCCGGGCCGACCGGCGCTGCCGCGCGACTGGCCGCTCGCCGGTCAGGACTGGGCGGTTGCGGCCAGCAGCGAACAGTTCGGGCTGTGCGGACTGGCGCCGACGAGCGCGGCCTGCTGGCATCGGCACGGCGGCTGGATCCGCCCTGCCCGTCTCGTGCAGGCGCTGCTCGCGCAGCCGGGCATCGTCTGGCGCGGCGACGCGCCGGTCGCAGCGCTGGAGCGCACCGGCGGCGCGTGGGAGCTGCGCGACGCGCAAGGACGACAGCTGGCCACAGCCGATCTGGTCGTGCTGGCCGCGGGGTTCGCGACGCGGGAGTTGCTGCGCTCAGCGCGTTCGAACGGCGACCCGGCTGCGAAAGACGCTGAACTGCCGCTCACCGCGATTCGCGGACAGGTGAGCTATGGCGTCCATCGCAACGACGCGACCGGCGCGGGCCTGCACCCCGATGCGGCGAATCAAGGGCCGGCACCGGCGTGGCCGCCGTTCCCGGTGAACGGCCACGGCCATCTAATACCCGAGCTGCCGCTGGACGAAGGCCCAGGGTGGCTGCTGGGCGCGACCTACCAGCGCGGCAGGACCGACACGCGTTGCATGGCTGTCGACGACCACGCGAATCTGCAGCGGCTGAACGAGCTGGCGCCCCACTTGGCAGCGCGGCTTGCCCCGGACTTCGACGCCGACGCGGTGCGATCCTGGGCCGGCGTGCGCTGCGCCACGCCGGACCGGCTGCCACTGGTCGGCCGCAGTTCGCTGCCCGGCCTGTGGCTGTGCACTGCAATGGGTTCGCGCGGACTCACGCTGGCTCCGCTGTGCGGCGAGCTGCTGGCAGCTGAGCTTCACGCAGAGCCGCTGCCGATCGAAGCGCGCCTCGCGCGTCGCCTCGACGCCACGCGGTTCGAGCGCGCCGATCACGCTCGCCCCTTTGGGGAGAGGGAGGGGTGA